From a single Thioalbus denitrificans genomic region:
- a CDS encoding fasciclin domain-containing protein, with translation MKRLAEKIALLAAAFTCVVVLTATTANAGGYRAETRDIVDVAAGAGSFNTLIAAVQAAGLEETLRGEGPFTVFAPTDEAFAAIPEADLQALLADREKLRAVLTYHVVPGRMMAAEVMGSRELGTAQGQALGVMAGDDGVMIDDARVVQADILASNGVIHVIDKVVLPD, from the coding sequence ATGAAACGTCTTGCAGAAAAGATCGCCCTGCTCGCTGCCGCCTTCACCTGCGTCGTGGTGCTCACCGCGACAACCGCAAACGCCGGTGGATACCGTGCTGAGACGCGGGACATCGTGGATGTGGCCGCCGGCGCCGGCAGTTTCAACACCCTGATAGCGGCGGTACAGGCCGCCGGGCTGGAGGAGACGCTGCGCGGCGAGGGGCCGTTCACCGTGTTCGCGCCTACCGATGAGGCCTTTGCCGCCATTCCCGAAGCGGACCTGCAGGCGCTGCTCGCTGATAGGGAAAAACTGCGGGCCGTCCTCACCTACCACGTGGTCCCCGGCCGGATGATGGCCGCAGAGGTGATGGGGAGCCGCGAACTCGGCACCGCCCAGGGGCAGGCGCTGGGCGTGATGGCGGGCGATGACGGGGTCATGATCGACGACGCCCGGGTGGTCCAGGCCGACATCTTGGCCAGCAACGGCGTCATCCACGTCATCGACAAGGTGGTGCTGCCCGACTGA
- a CDS encoding DMT family transporter gives METAVDSHALHRRGLLVVGVGVLVISFDALLIRLAAAGAWEVAFWRGALMALSLGLIWGLLGKRRRGAGRLLRGPALAAVMLLGINGCLFVLAIMHTTVANTVVILSTAPLFAALFTRLFLGEPVVGRTWGAIVICMTGTVAVFAGSLRGGGLEGDLAALAAALNFGAILVLLRRHPGLPRIPLVGASGLVMAVVSLPFAAPLELGAGSYAVLALMGLVQMPLALVLITRGTDYLPAPEVGLMILVETLLGPLWVWLGVGERPALITLVGGLLIVSTLAVHGWLGLRADHAGNR, from the coding sequence ATGGAAACTGCGGTGGACAGTCATGCCCTGCACCGGCGCGGACTGCTGGTGGTCGGGGTGGGGGTGCTGGTGATCAGCTTCGACGCCCTGCTCATCCGCCTGGCCGCGGCCGGGGCCTGGGAGGTGGCGTTCTGGCGCGGGGCCCTGATGGCGCTGTCCCTGGGACTGATCTGGGGATTGCTCGGCAAGCGGCGCAGGGGCGCGGGGCGGTTGCTGCGCGGCCCGGCGCTGGCCGCGGTGATGCTTCTGGGCATCAATGGCTGCCTGTTCGTGCTGGCCATCATGCATACCACGGTGGCCAATACGGTGGTGATCCTCTCCACCGCGCCCCTGTTCGCGGCGCTGTTCACCCGCCTGTTCCTGGGTGAGCCGGTGGTGGGGCGGACCTGGGGCGCCATCGTGATCTGCATGACCGGCACCGTGGCGGTCTTTGCCGGTTCGCTGCGGGGGGGAGGGCTGGAGGGCGACCTGGCCGCCCTGGCGGCGGCGCTCAATTTCGGCGCCATCCTGGTCCTGCTGCGGCGTCATCCGGGGCTGCCGCGCATTCCCCTGGTGGGGGCGAGCGGACTGGTCATGGCCGTTGTGTCCCTGCCGTTCGCGGCCCCCCTGGAGCTGGGGGCGGGGAGCTATGCCGTGCTGGCGCTGATGGGGTTGGTGCAGATGCCGCTGGCCCTGGTGCTGATCACCCGGGGAACCGACTACCTTCCGGCTCCGGAAGTGGGCCTGATGATACTGGTGGAGACGCTGCTGGGACCGCTCTGGGTCTGGCTGGGTGTCGGAGAGCGGCCGGCGCTGATCACCCTCGTCGGTGGCCTGCTCATCGTCTCGACCCTGGCGGTCCACGGATGGCTGGGTCTGCGGGCGGATCATGCCGGAAACCGCTGA